From Argopecten irradians isolate NY chromosome 2, Ai_NY, whole genome shotgun sequence, the proteins below share one genomic window:
- the LOC138315378 gene encoding lysosomal protective protein-like produces MISFLFVVSCFLVTTATSAVVEDQIVSMPGLTTQPTWKQYSGYLNATGNKKLHYWFLESQSNPKTDPVVLWMNGGPGCSSDLGLLTEHGPFQISSDGKTVTNNPYSWNTVANMIYLEAPAGVGFSYSPDQNYKTDDDQVALDNHLALKNFFLKFPEYKTNDFYVTGESYGGIYVPTLSARLVDDSSFNFQGFVVGNGVTDGEMNTDSVIYFAYYHGLIGDTLWSELTEYCCAGNITRCTFLANIKGSLMCEHLVNGAIDIVYSGGLNMYNLYQPCEGQSGFGYDESRNKFTYTYLNWQFIHSQSIQKQMKVLQENSNIANNVRLTPTCMNFDNVIEYMNSPEVRAALHIPSNVQKWDVCSTAVNMGYKPLYKSVRKQYLKVLSRKKRVIVYSGDVDMACSFLGIEWFVNSLGQKVVKDRSSWHVKTSKGEQVAGFVKQMENLSLVTVKGGGHTTPTDKPEAALRLFESFLNKIPLQ; encoded by the exons ATGATTTCGTTCCTTTTCGTGGTCTCCTGTTTTCTTGTCACCACGGCGACCTCTGCGGTTGTTGAGGACCAGATCGTGTCCATGCCAGGATTGACGACACAACCAACATGGAAACAGTACTCCGGATATCTCAATGCTACTGGTAACAAGAAACTCCACTACTG GTTTTTGGAATCTCAAAGCAATCCTAAGACAGATCCCGTGGTCCTGTGGATGAATGGAGGACCAGGCTGTAGTTCTGATCTTGGACTCCTCACCGAACATGGGCCCTTCCAG ATCAGTTCTGACGGGAAGACAGTCACAAATAACCCATACAGCTGGAATACT GTAGCTAACATGATTTACCTGGAGGCTCCGGCAGGTGTGGGATTCTCTTACTCACCTGACCAAAATTACAAGACCGACGACGACCAG GTCGCACTGGATAACCATCTTGCTTTGAAAAACTTCTTTCTAAAGTTTCCCGAATACAAGACCAATGACTTCTATGTCACTGGAGAAAGCTATGGAGGGATCTATGTTCCAACCCTGTCAGCCAGACTTGTGGACGACTCTAGCTTCAACTTCCAAGGTTTTGTAGTCGGTAATGGAGTGACGGATGGCGAGATGAATACAGACTCTGTGATCTACTTCGCATACTACCATGGCTTGATAGGGGACAC GCTATGGTCGGAGCTGACTGAGTACTGTTGCGCTGGAAACATCACTCGCTGTACATTTCTGGCTAATATTAAAGGAAGTCTCATGTGTGAACATCTT GTAAACGGTGCCATAGACATTGTGTACTCGGGTGGTCTGAACATGTACAACCTTTATCAGCCATGTGAGGGACAAAGTGGATTTGGGTATGATGAATCCAGGAACAAATTCACATATACTTACCTAAATTGGCAATTTATTCATTCACAATCCATACAGAAACAGATGAAG GTTTTACAAGAAAACTCCAACATAGCAAACAATGTTAGACTGACCCCTACCTGTATGAATTTCGACAATGTAATAGAATACATGAACTCCCCCGAGGTTAGAGCTGCCCTCCACATACCCAGTAATGTACAGAAGTGGGACGTATGTAG TACTGCTGTGAACATGGGATATAAACCTCTGTACAAGTCTGTGAGGAAACAGTACCTGAAAGTCTTATCACGAAAG aaACGAGTAATAGTGTATAGTGGAGACGTAGATATGGCCTGTAGCTTTCTAGGAATCGAGTGGTTCGTCAACAGTCTCGGACAGAAG GTAGTGAAGGATAGAAGTAGTTGGCATGTGAAGACCAGTAAAGGCGAACAGGTCGCAGGTTTTGTCAAACAAATGGAAAACCTATCATTGGTTACTGTCAAG GGCGGTGGacacacaacacctacagacaaaCCAGAAGCAGCTTTACGTCTGTTCGAAAGCTTTCTTAACAAGATACCCCTGCAGTAA